The following coding sequences lie in one Anguilla anguilla isolate fAngAng1 chromosome 14, fAngAng1.pri, whole genome shotgun sequence genomic window:
- the LOC118212480 gene encoding urea transporter 2-like isoform X3, with translation MQEKLINALQDEENIGHQQSEVPSTAQRAKLGLFRVISYFSGDMKIFGEWMKRQFFLLQLLDWVLRGAAQVMFVNNPLSGLIIFGGLILQNRWWALNGFVGTLFATISALLLHQSREAIAAGLYGYNGILVGLLMAVFSDKGDWYWWLLLPNIFLSMTCPIVSSALASINSKWDLPVFTLPFNILVCLHMVATGHYNHHFPQVLIQPRTSLPNITWSEIDVAKLFRAVPVGVGQVYGCDNALTGGIFIVSLFISSPITCLHATIGSTVGMVTGLALAAPFEDIYFGLWGYNCVLACIAIGGMFYALTWQTHLLAIFCAFFCAYLGSAVANVMATFGLPACTWPFCLSALTFLLITTEIKSIYKLPLAKVTYPEKNVRYFLKLKKAEKLNNNQEVQKPEIDEDSAIERNTMEQENINVNRNSLVIDLDKFMNEDVQIHV, from the exons ATGCAagagaaattaataaatgctCTG CAGGACGAAGAAAATATTGGCCACCAACAGTCAGAAGTCCCCTCCACAGCTCAGAGGGCCAAGCTTGGGCTCTTCAGGGTGATCTCCTACTTCTCTGGAGACATGAAGATCTTTGGAGAATGGATGAAAA GGCAGTTTTTCCTTCTGCAGCTTCTAGACTGGGTGCTTCGAGGAGCAGCACAGGTCATGTTTGTCAACAATCCCCTCAGTGGCCTAATCATCTTTGGTGGATTAATACTTCAGAACCGATGGTGGGCACTCAATGGCTTTGTGGGCACGCTGTTTGCCACTATATCTGCCCTCCTTCTCCATCAGAGCAG GGAAGCAATAGCTGCTGGTCTATATGGATACAATGGAATCCTGGTTGGCCTGCTAATGGCAGTCTTCTCTGATAAGGGTGACTGGTATTGGTGGCTTTTACTTCCAAATATCTTCTTGTCAATGACATG CCCAATAGTTTCCAGTGCCCTGGCTTCAATCAACAGCAAATGGGATCTTCCTGTTTTCACCTTGCCTTTCAACATCTTGGTCTGCTTGCACATGGTGGCCACTGGTCACTACAACCATCACTTTCCTCAGGTCCTCATTCAGCCAAGGACGTCCCTCCCTAACATCACCTGGTCAGAGATAGACGTGGCCAAG cTTTTTCGTGCAGTGCCAGTTGGAGTTGGACAAGTATATGGGTGTGACAATGCATTGACTGGAGgaatttttattgtttccttGTTCATTTCCTCACCAATTACTTGCTTGCATGCAACCATTGGCTCAACCGTTGGCATGGTGACAG GTCTTGCACTTGCTGCACCTTTTGAGGATATCTACTTTGGTTTATGGGGCTATAATTGTGTTCTGGCCTGCATTGCAATTGGAGGAATGTTTTACGCCCTGACCTGGCAGACGCATCTCCTGGCAATTTTCTGCG CGTTTTTCTGTGCATACCTCGGCTCTGCCGTTGCAAACGTGATGGCCACA tttgggCTACCAGCCTGTACCTGGCCTTTCTGCCTGTCAGCGCTCACCTTCCTGCTGATCACTACGGAAATCAAATCCATATACAAACTGCCTCTTGCAAAGGTGACTTACCCTGAGAAAAATGTCAGATATttcttgaaattgaaaaaagctGAGAAGCTTAACAATAATCAGGAGGTGCAAAAGCCAGAAATAGATGAGGACTCGGCAATAGAGCGTAATACAATGGAGCaggaaaacataaatgtaaacagaaaCAGCTTGGTTATAGACCTTGACAAATTCATGAATGAGGATGTACAAATTCATGTATGA
- the LOC118212480 gene encoding urea transporter 2-like isoform X2 produces MQEKLINALELEALVMNTNPEMSANRKKQDEENIGHQQSEVPSTAQRAKLGLFRVISYFSGDMKIFGEWMKRQFFLLQLLDWVLRGAAQVMFVNNPLSGLIIFGGLILQNRWWALNGFVGTLFATISALLLHQSREAIAAGLYGYNGILVGLLMAVFSDKGDWYWWLLLPNIFLSMTCPIVSSALASINSKWDLPVFTLPFNILVCLHMVATGHYNHHFPQVLIQPRTSLPNITWSEIDVAKLFRAVPVGVGQVYGCDNALTGGIFIVSLFISSPITCLHATIGSTVGMVTGLALAAPFEDIYFGLWGYNCVLACIAIGGMFYALTWQTHLLAIFCAFFCAYLGSAVANVMATFGLPACTWPFCLSALTFLLITTEIKSIYKLPLAKVTYPEKNVRYFLKLKKAEKLNNNQEVQKPEIDEDSAIERNTMEQENINVNRNSLVIDLDKFMNEDVQIHV; encoded by the exons ATGCAagagaaattaataaatgctCTG GAACTGGAAGCTCTCGTAATGAATACAAATCCTGAGATGTCTGCAAACCGCAAAAAGCAGGACGAAGAAAATATTGGCCACCAACAGTCAGAAGTCCCCTCCACAGCTCAGAGGGCCAAGCTTGGGCTCTTCAGGGTGATCTCCTACTTCTCTGGAGACATGAAGATCTTTGGAGAATGGATGAAAA GGCAGTTTTTCCTTCTGCAGCTTCTAGACTGGGTGCTTCGAGGAGCAGCACAGGTCATGTTTGTCAACAATCCCCTCAGTGGCCTAATCATCTTTGGTGGATTAATACTTCAGAACCGATGGTGGGCACTCAATGGCTTTGTGGGCACGCTGTTTGCCACTATATCTGCCCTCCTTCTCCATCAGAGCAG GGAAGCAATAGCTGCTGGTCTATATGGATACAATGGAATCCTGGTTGGCCTGCTAATGGCAGTCTTCTCTGATAAGGGTGACTGGTATTGGTGGCTTTTACTTCCAAATATCTTCTTGTCAATGACATG CCCAATAGTTTCCAGTGCCCTGGCTTCAATCAACAGCAAATGGGATCTTCCTGTTTTCACCTTGCCTTTCAACATCTTGGTCTGCTTGCACATGGTGGCCACTGGTCACTACAACCATCACTTTCCTCAGGTCCTCATTCAGCCAAGGACGTCCCTCCCTAACATCACCTGGTCAGAGATAGACGTGGCCAAG cTTTTTCGTGCAGTGCCAGTTGGAGTTGGACAAGTATATGGGTGTGACAATGCATTGACTGGAGgaatttttattgtttccttGTTCATTTCCTCACCAATTACTTGCTTGCATGCAACCATTGGCTCAACCGTTGGCATGGTGACAG GTCTTGCACTTGCTGCACCTTTTGAGGATATCTACTTTGGTTTATGGGGCTATAATTGTGTTCTGGCCTGCATTGCAATTGGAGGAATGTTTTACGCCCTGACCTGGCAGACGCATCTCCTGGCAATTTTCTGCG CGTTTTTCTGTGCATACCTCGGCTCTGCCGTTGCAAACGTGATGGCCACA tttgggCTACCAGCCTGTACCTGGCCTTTCTGCCTGTCAGCGCTCACCTTCCTGCTGATCACTACGGAAATCAAATCCATATACAAACTGCCTCTTGCAAAGGTGACTTACCCTGAGAAAAATGTCAGATATttcttgaaattgaaaaaagctGAGAAGCTTAACAATAATCAGGAGGTGCAAAAGCCAGAAATAGATGAGGACTCGGCAATAGAGCGTAATACAATGGAGCaggaaaacataaatgtaaacagaaaCAGCTTGGTTATAGACCTTGACAAATTCATGAATGAGGATGTACAAATTCATGTATGA
- the LOC118212480 gene encoding urea transporter 2-like isoform X1, which translates to MGSDLREHNLPQDNQLIVHPAHTTGHFYALCKTEELEALVMNTNPEMSANRKKQDEENIGHQQSEVPSTAQRAKLGLFRVISYFSGDMKIFGEWMKRQFFLLQLLDWVLRGAAQVMFVNNPLSGLIIFGGLILQNRWWALNGFVGTLFATISALLLHQSREAIAAGLYGYNGILVGLLMAVFSDKGDWYWWLLLPNIFLSMTCPIVSSALASINSKWDLPVFTLPFNILVCLHMVATGHYNHHFPQVLIQPRTSLPNITWSEIDVAKLFRAVPVGVGQVYGCDNALTGGIFIVSLFISSPITCLHATIGSTVGMVTGLALAAPFEDIYFGLWGYNCVLACIAIGGMFYALTWQTHLLAIFCAFFCAYLGSAVANVMATFGLPACTWPFCLSALTFLLITTEIKSIYKLPLAKVTYPEKNVRYFLKLKKAEKLNNNQEVQKPEIDEDSAIERNTMEQENINVNRNSLVIDLDKFMNEDVQIHV; encoded by the exons ATGGGTTCAGATTTAAGGGAGCATAACCTTCCTCAGGATAACCAATTAATAGTACACCCAGCACACACTACTGGACACTTTTATGCCCTCTGCAAAACTGAG GAACTGGAAGCTCTCGTAATGAATACAAATCCTGAGATGTCTGCAAACCGCAAAAAGCAGGACGAAGAAAATATTGGCCACCAACAGTCAGAAGTCCCCTCCACAGCTCAGAGGGCCAAGCTTGGGCTCTTCAGGGTGATCTCCTACTTCTCTGGAGACATGAAGATCTTTGGAGAATGGATGAAAA GGCAGTTTTTCCTTCTGCAGCTTCTAGACTGGGTGCTTCGAGGAGCAGCACAGGTCATGTTTGTCAACAATCCCCTCAGTGGCCTAATCATCTTTGGTGGATTAATACTTCAGAACCGATGGTGGGCACTCAATGGCTTTGTGGGCACGCTGTTTGCCACTATATCTGCCCTCCTTCTCCATCAGAGCAG GGAAGCAATAGCTGCTGGTCTATATGGATACAATGGAATCCTGGTTGGCCTGCTAATGGCAGTCTTCTCTGATAAGGGTGACTGGTATTGGTGGCTTTTACTTCCAAATATCTTCTTGTCAATGACATG CCCAATAGTTTCCAGTGCCCTGGCTTCAATCAACAGCAAATGGGATCTTCCTGTTTTCACCTTGCCTTTCAACATCTTGGTCTGCTTGCACATGGTGGCCACTGGTCACTACAACCATCACTTTCCTCAGGTCCTCATTCAGCCAAGGACGTCCCTCCCTAACATCACCTGGTCAGAGATAGACGTGGCCAAG cTTTTTCGTGCAGTGCCAGTTGGAGTTGGACAAGTATATGGGTGTGACAATGCATTGACTGGAGgaatttttattgtttccttGTTCATTTCCTCACCAATTACTTGCTTGCATGCAACCATTGGCTCAACCGTTGGCATGGTGACAG GTCTTGCACTTGCTGCACCTTTTGAGGATATCTACTTTGGTTTATGGGGCTATAATTGTGTTCTGGCCTGCATTGCAATTGGAGGAATGTTTTACGCCCTGACCTGGCAGACGCATCTCCTGGCAATTTTCTGCG CGTTTTTCTGTGCATACCTCGGCTCTGCCGTTGCAAACGTGATGGCCACA tttgggCTACCAGCCTGTACCTGGCCTTTCTGCCTGTCAGCGCTCACCTTCCTGCTGATCACTACGGAAATCAAATCCATATACAAACTGCCTCTTGCAAAGGTGACTTACCCTGAGAAAAATGTCAGATATttcttgaaattgaaaaaagctGAGAAGCTTAACAATAATCAGGAGGTGCAAAAGCCAGAAATAGATGAGGACTCGGCAATAGAGCGTAATACAATGGAGCaggaaaacataaatgtaaacagaaaCAGCTTGGTTATAGACCTTGACAAATTCATGAATGAGGATGTACAAATTCATGTATGA